From a region of the Arvicanthis niloticus isolate mArvNil1 chromosome 6, mArvNil1.pat.X, whole genome shotgun sequence genome:
- the Tmem94 gene encoding transmembrane protein 94 isoform X5 — protein sequence MSTAMVGLPTLPSDLGCGGQVVWEESQYLCPSGYLDASICPQRVPSPWQLLSSVQMPLHPSGCPLAASCLCARPALASSEGTSLRHLGEPPLALGLSTRKALSVLKEQLEAVLEKHLKERKKCLTWKEAWRSSFLHLGNRCSCFHWPGASLMLLAGLLLLCCCGGQPAGSRGVELVNASALFLLLLLNLILIGRQDRLKRQEVERRLRGIIDQIQDALRDGKEIKWPNSMYPDLHMPFAPSWSLHWAYRDGHLVNLPVSLLVEGDIIALRPGQESFASLRGIKDDEHIVLEPGDLFPPFSPPPSPRGEVKKGPQNPQQHRLFRVLETPVIDNIRWCLDTALSRPVTALDNERFTVQSVMLHYAVPVVLAGFLITNALRFMFKAPGVTSWQYTLLQLQVNGMLPILPLLFPVLWVLATACGEARVLAQMSKASPSSLLAKFSEDTLSSYTEAVSSQEMLCCIWGHFLRVIQGTSPTLSHSASLLHSLGSVTVLCCVDKQGILSWPNPSPETVLFFSGKVEPPHSSHEDLTDDLSTRSFCHPEVEEEPHERDALLAGSLNNTLHLSNAQERGDWPGDVPKPSEPYSHHKGHGRSKHPSGSNVSFSRDTEGGEEEPSKAQPGTEGDPYEAEDFVCDYHLEMLSLSQDQQNPSCIQFDDSNWQLHLTSLKPLGLNVLLNLCNASVTERLCRFSDHLCNIALQESHSAVLPVHVPWGLCELARLIGFTPGAKELFKQENHLALYRLPSAETVKETSLGRPSCVTKRRPPLSHMISLFIKDTATSTEQMLSHGSADVVMEACTDFWDGADIYPLSGSDRKKVLDFYQRACLSGYCSAFAYKPMNCTLSSQLNGKCIELVQVPGQNSIFTMCELPSTVPIKPNIRRSSWSSDEGIGEVLEKEDCMQALSGQIFMGMVSSQYQARLDIVRLIDGLVNACIRFVYFSLEDELRSKVFAEKMGLETGWNCHISLTPNGDMPGSEIPPSSPSHAGSLHDDLNQVSRDDAEGLLLLEEEGHSDLISFQPTDSDVPSFLEDCNRAKLPRGIHQVRPHLQNIDNVPLLVPLFTDCTPDTMCEMIKIMQEYGEVTCCLGSSANLRNSCLFLQSDVSIALDPLYPSRCSWETFGYATSTTMAQASDGLSPLQLSGQLNSLPCSLTFRQEETISIIRLIEQARHATYGIRKCFLFLLQCQLTLVVIQFLSCLVQLPPLLSTTDILWLSCFCYPLLSISLLGKPPHSSIMSMATGKNLQSIPKKTQHYFLLCFLLKFSLTISSCLTCFGFTLQSFCDSARAQNLTNCSSVMLCSNDDRAPAWFGDFANGLLFAQKLTAALIVLHTVFISITHVHRTKPLWRKSPLTNLWWAVTVPVVLLGQVVQTVVDLQLWTHRDSRVHFGLEDVPLLTWLLGCLSLVLVVVTNEIVKLHEIRVRVRYQKRQKLQFETKLGMNSPF from the exons ATGAGCACGGCCATGGTGGGGCTTCCAACTTTGCCCAGTGACCTGGGGTGTGGTGGACAGGTAGTCTGGGAAGAGAGCCAGTATTTGTGTCCCTCGGGGTACCTGGATGCCAGCATTTGCCCTCAGCGGGTCCCAAGCCCTTGGCAGCTTCTTTCATCTGTCCAAATGCCCCTCCATCCATCTGGCTGTCCTCTGGCTGCATCTTGCCTCTGTGCTCGCCCAGCATTGGCCTCCTCCGAAGGGACATCTCTCAGGCATCTG GGAGAGCCCCCCTTGGCCCTGGGCCTGTCTACCAGGAAGGCCCTGAGTGTCCTgaaggagcagctggaggctgtATTGGAGAAACACCTCAAAGAACGGAAGAAATGTCTTACATGGAAG GAGGCATGGAGAAGCAGCTTCCTGCACCTTGGTAACCGCTGCTCCTGTTTCCACTGGCCCGGGGCTTCCCTCATGCTGCTGgctgggctgctgctgctgtgttgcTGTGGGGGCCAGCCAGCTGGGAG CCGCGGAGTGGAGCTGGTAAATGCCTCTGCTTTGTTCCTGTTGCTGCTTCTCAACCTCATCCTCATTGGGCGGCAAGATCGGCTGAAGCGCCAGGAGGTTGAGCGTAGGCTCCGTGGGATCATTGATCAAATCCAAG ATGCTCTCAGGGATGGAAAAGAGATCAAGTGGCCGAACTCCATGTACCCAGACCTCCATATGCCCTTTGCACCTTCCTGGTCCCTGCACTGGGCTTACAGAGACGGACACCTGGTGAACCTGCCAGTTAGCCTGTTGGTAGAAGGAGACATCATAGCCCTGAGGCCTGGCCAGGAGTCCTTTGCCTCCCTGAGGGGCATCAAG GATGACGAGCACATTGTCTTGGAGCCGGGAGACCTGTTTCCCCCCTTCTCTCCACCACCCTCACCCCGGGGAGAAGTAAAGAAAGGGCCCCAGAACCCCCAGCAACATCGGCTCTTTCGAGTCCTGGAGACGCCTGTGATTGACAACATCAG ATGGTGCTTGGACACAGCCCTGTCCCGCCCGGTCACTGCTCTAGACAATGAAAGATTCACAGTCCAGTCGGTGATGCTTCACTATGCTGTGCCGGTGGTCCTG GCTGGCTTTCTCATCACCAATGCCCTGCGCTTCATGTTCAAGGCACCTGGGGTCACTTCCTGGCAGTACACCCTTCTCCAGCTCCAG GTAAATGGCATGTTGCCCATCCTCCCTCTGCTTTTCCCAGTCCTCTGGGTCCTGGCCACTGCCTGTGGAGAAGCTCGTGTCCTGGCCCAAATGAGCAAGGCTTCACCCAGCTCCCTG CTGGCCAAGTTCTCAGAGGACACTCTCAGCAGCTATACTGAAGCTGTCTCCTCTCAG GAAATGCTGTGCTGCATTTGGGGTCACTTCCTGAGGGTGATCCAGGGCACATCACCAACACTGAGCCACAGTGCCAGTCTGCTGCATAGCTTGGGCTCCGTTACG GTACTGTGCTGTgtagacaaacagggaatcctaTCATGGCCAAATCCCAGCCCAGAGACTGTGCTCTTCTTCAGTGGGAAGGTGGAGCCCCCCCACAGCAGCCACGAGGACCTCACAGACGACCTGTCTACCCGCTCCTTCTGCCATCCCGAGGTAGAGGAGGAG CCCCACGAGCGTGATGCCCTCCTTGCTGGCTCCCTGAACAATACCCTGCACCTTTCCAACGCGCAGGAGCGTGGTGACTGGCCTGGTGATGTCCCCAAGCCCTCTGAACCCTACTCTCATCACAAAGGACATGGCCGCAGCAAACACCCGTCTGGTTCCAATGTGAGCTTTAGCAGGGACACTGAAGGCGGAGAGGAAGAGCCCAGCAAG gcccagcctgggacagagggtGACCCCTATGAAGCCGAGGACTTCGTGTGTGACTACCACTTGGAGATGCTGAGCCTGTCCCAAGACCAACAGAACCCCTCATGTATCCAGTTCGATGATTCCAACTGGCAGTTACACCTCACCTCCCTCAAGCCCCTGGGCCTCAACGTGCTCCTGAATCTGTGTAACGCCAGTGTCACCGAGCGTCTGTGCCGCTTTTCCGACCACCTGTGCAACATCGCCCTGCAGGAGAGCCACAGTGCTGTGCTGCCTGTGCACGTGCCCTGGGGCCTCTGTGAGCTGGCCCGGCTCATCG GCTTCACTCCAGGGGCCAAGGAGCTCTTCAAGCAGGAGAACCACCTGGCGCTCTAccgcctccccagtgctgagactgtGAAGGAGACTTCACTGGGGCGGCCCTCCTGTGTCACCAAGCGGCGCCCCCCACTCAGCCACATGATCAGCCTCTTCATCAAAGACACTGCCACCA GCACAGAGCAGATGCTGTCCCACGGCAGTGCTGACGTGGTCATGGAGGCCTGCACAGACTTCTGGGATGGTGCTGACATCTACCCTCTGTCAGGTTCAGACAG AAAGAAAGTGCTGGATTTCTACCAGCGAGCCTGCCTATCCGGTTATTGCTCTGCCTTTGCCTACAAGCCCATGAATTGCACGCTGTCCTCTCAGCTTAACGGCAAGTGCATCGAGCTGGTGCAGGTGCCTGGCCAGAACAGCATATTCACCATGTGCGAGCTGCCCAGCACTGTCCCCATTAAGCCAAACATCCGCCGCAGCAGCTGGAGCTCTGATG AAGGGATCGGGGAGGTGCTGGAGAAAGAAGACTGCATGCAGGCCCTGAGCGGTCAGATCTTCATGGGCATGGTGTCCTCCCAGTACCAGGCCCGGCTGGACATCGTGCGTCTCATCGATGGGCTGGTCAACGCCTGTATCCGCTTTGTCTACTTCTCTTTGGAGGATGAGCTCAGGAGCAAG GTGTTTGCAGAAAAGATGGGCCTGGAGACAGGCTGGAACTGCCACATCTCCCTCACGCCCAATGGTGACATGCCTGGCTCTGAGATCCCTCCCTCCAGTCCCAGCCATGCCGGCTCTCTTCATGATGACCTGAATCAGG TGTCCCGAGATGATGCAGAAGGGCTCCTCCTCTTAGAGGAGGAAGGTCACTCAGACCTCATCAGCTTCCAGCCCACCGACAGCGATGTCCCCAGCTTTCTGGAGGACTGCAACCGG GCTAAGCTGCCCCGGGGCATCCACCAGGTGCGGCCCCACCTACAGAACATCGACAATGTACCACTGTTAGTGCCCCTCTTCACCGACTGTACCCCTGATA CCATGTGCGAGATGATAAAGATCATGCAGGAGTATGGGGAGGTGACTTGCTGCCTGGGTAGCTCGGCCAACCTGCGGAAcagctgtctcttcctccagagtgaCGTCAG CATTGCCCTGGATCCCTTGTACCCATCCCGCTGCTCCTGGGAGACCTTTGGCTATGCCACCAGCACCACCATGGCCCAGGCCTCGGATGGCCTTTCTCCCCTGCAGCTATCAGGGCAACTCAACAGCTTGCCTTGCTCCCTGACCTTTCGCCAAGAAGAAACCATCAGCATCATCCGGCTCATTGAGCAG GCTCGGCATGCTACCTATGGCATCCGTAAGTGCTTCCTCTTCTTGTTGCAATGTCAGCTGACCCTTGTGGTCATCCAG TTCCTTTCTTGTCTGGTCCAGCTGCCACCGCTCCTGAGCACCACAGACATCTTATGGCTGTCCTGCTTTTGTTACCCTCTGCTCAG CATCTCTCTATTGGGGAAACCACCACATAGCTCCATCATGTCTATGGCAACAGGCAAAAACCTTCAGTCCATTCCTAAGAAG ACACAGCACTACTTCCTGCTCTGCTTCTTGCTCAAGTTCAGCCTTACCATCAGCTCGTGCCTCACCTGCTTTGGCTTCACACTGCAGAGCTTCTGTGACAGTGCCCGGGCCCAAAACCTCACCAACTGCTCCTCAGTCATGCTTTGCAG CAATGATGACAGAGCTCCAGCCTGGTTTGGGGATTTCGCCAATGGGTTGCTGTTTGCTCAGAAGCTAACAGCTGCCCTGATTGTTTTGCACACTG TCTTTATCTCCATCACCCATGTACATCGAACCAAGCCTCTGTGGAGAAAGAGCCCTTTGACAAACCTCTGGTGGGCGGTGACCGTGCCTGTGGT GCTGCTCGGTCAGGTGGTCCAGACAGTGGTGGACCTGCAGCTGTGGACACACAGGGACTCACGTGTCCACTTTGGCCTAGAAGATGTGCCCCTGTTAACATGGCTCCTGGGCTGCCTGTCCCTGGTCCTTGTGGTAGTCACCAATGAGATTGTAAAGCTACATGAGATTCG GGTCCGTGTCCGCTACCAGAAGCGCCAGAAGCTGCAGTTTGAGACTAAGCTGGGCATGAATTCTCCCTTCTGA
- the Tmem94 gene encoding transmembrane protein 94 isoform X2, whose translation MSTAMVGLPTLPSDLGCGGQVVWEESQYLCPSGYLDASICPQRVPSPWQLLSSVQMPLHPSGCPLAASCLCARPALASSEGTSLRHLALPHALQAGRAMDTPPGQAQHGRAGRTVVEWRESQVCSAGTQARCWGLLGESPMEASILLDTSGTEYLLVLDPGLQRPEVLLDLSKEAKNLVVNTFWKAEGEPPLALGLSTRKALSVLKEQLEAVLEKHLKERKKCLTWKEAWRSSFLHLGNRCSCFHWPGASLMLLAGLLLLCCCGGQPAGSRGVELVNASALFLLLLLNLILIGRQDRLKRQEVERRLRGIIDQIQDALRDGKEIKWPNSMYPDLHMPFAPSWSLHWAYRDGHLVNLPVSLLVEGDIIALRPGQESFASLRGIKDDEHIVLEPGDLFPPFSPPPSPRGEVKKGPQNPQQHRLFRVLETPVIDNIRWCLDTALSRPVTALDNERFTVQSVMLHYAVPVVLAGFLITNALRFMFKAPGVTSWQYTLLQLQVNGMLPILPLLFPVLWVLATACGEARVLAQMSKASPSSLLAKFSEDTLSSYTEAVSSQEMLCCIWGHFLRVIQGTSPTLSHSASLLHSLGSVTVLCCVDKQGILSWPNPSPETVLFFSGKVEPPHSSHEDLTDDLSTRSFCHPEVEEEPHERDALLAGSLNNTLHLSNAQERGDWPGDVPKPSEPYSHHKGHGRSKHPSGSNVSFSRDTEGGEEEPSKAQPGTEGDPYEAEDFVCDYHLEMLSLSQDQQNPSCIQFDDSNWQLHLTSLKPLGLNVLLNLCNASVTERLCRFSDHLCNIALQESHSAVLPVHVPWGLCELARLIGFTPGAKELFKQENHLALYRLPSAETVKETSLGRPSCVTKRRPPLSHMISLFIKDTATSTEQMLSHGSADVVMEACTDFWDGADIYPLSGSDRKKVLDFYQRACLSGYCSAFAYKPMNCTLSSQLNGKCIELVQVPGQNSIFTMCELPSTVPIKPNIRRSSWSSDGIGEVLEKEDCMQALSGQIFMGMVSSQYQARLDIVRLIDGLVNACIRFVYFSLEDELRSKVFAEKMGLETGWNCHISLTPNGDMPGSEIPPSSPSHAGSLHDDLNQVSRDDAEGLLLLEEEGHSDLISFQPTDSDVPSFLEDCNRAKLPRGIHQVRPHLQNIDNVPLLVPLFTDCTPDTMCEMIKIMQEYGEVTCCLGSSANLRNSCLFLQSDVSIALDPLYPSRCSWETFGYATSTTMAQASDGLSPLQLSGQLNSLPCSLTFRQEETISIIRLIEQARHATYGIRKCFLFLLQCQLTLVVIQFLSCLVQLPPLLSTTDILWLSCFCYPLLSISLLGKPPHSSIMSMATGKNLQSIPKKTQHYFLLCFLLKFSLTISSCLTCFGFTLQSFCDSARAQNLTNCSSVMLCSNDDRAPAWFGDFANGLLFAQKLTAALIVLHTVFISITHVHRTKPLWRKSPLTNLWWAVTVPVVLLGQVVQTVVDLQLWTHRDSRVHFGLEDVPLLTWLLGCLSLVLVVVTNEIVKLHEIRVRVRYQKRQKLQFETKLGMNSPF comes from the exons ATGAGCACGGCCATGGTGGGGCTTCCAACTTTGCCCAGTGACCTGGGGTGTGGTGGACAGGTAGTCTGGGAAGAGAGCCAGTATTTGTGTCCCTCGGGGTACCTGGATGCCAGCATTTGCCCTCAGCGGGTCCCAAGCCCTTGGCAGCTTCTTTCATCTGTCCAAATGCCCCTCCATCCATCTGGCTGTCCTCTGGCTGCATCTTGCCTCTGTGCTCGCCCAGCATTGGCCTCCTCCGAAGGGACATCTCTCAGGCATCTG GCTCTGCCCCATGCTCTTCAAGCAGGCAGAGCTATGGATACCCCACCAGGGCAAGCACAGCACG GCAGAGCAGGAAGAACAGTTGTGGAGtggagagaatctcaggtgtgcTCTGCAGGGACACAGGCAAGGTGCTGGGGGCTTCTTGGTGAG AGCCCCATGGAGGCCTCTATCCTTCTGGATACTAGCGGCACTGAATACTTGCTTGTTTTGGACCCTGGGCTCCAGAGGCCAGAGGTCCTACTGGATTTAAGTAAAGAAGCTAAGAATCTTGTGGTGAACACGTTCTGGAAAGCTGAG GGAGAGCCCCCCTTGGCCCTGGGCCTGTCTACCAGGAAGGCCCTGAGTGTCCTgaaggagcagctggaggctgtATTGGAGAAACACCTCAAAGAACGGAAGAAATGTCTTACATGGAAG GAGGCATGGAGAAGCAGCTTCCTGCACCTTGGTAACCGCTGCTCCTGTTTCCACTGGCCCGGGGCTTCCCTCATGCTGCTGgctgggctgctgctgctgtgttgcTGTGGGGGCCAGCCAGCTGGGAG CCGCGGAGTGGAGCTGGTAAATGCCTCTGCTTTGTTCCTGTTGCTGCTTCTCAACCTCATCCTCATTGGGCGGCAAGATCGGCTGAAGCGCCAGGAGGTTGAGCGTAGGCTCCGTGGGATCATTGATCAAATCCAAG ATGCTCTCAGGGATGGAAAAGAGATCAAGTGGCCGAACTCCATGTACCCAGACCTCCATATGCCCTTTGCACCTTCCTGGTCCCTGCACTGGGCTTACAGAGACGGACACCTGGTGAACCTGCCAGTTAGCCTGTTGGTAGAAGGAGACATCATAGCCCTGAGGCCTGGCCAGGAGTCCTTTGCCTCCCTGAGGGGCATCAAG GATGACGAGCACATTGTCTTGGAGCCGGGAGACCTGTTTCCCCCCTTCTCTCCACCACCCTCACCCCGGGGAGAAGTAAAGAAAGGGCCCCAGAACCCCCAGCAACATCGGCTCTTTCGAGTCCTGGAGACGCCTGTGATTGACAACATCAG ATGGTGCTTGGACACAGCCCTGTCCCGCCCGGTCACTGCTCTAGACAATGAAAGATTCACAGTCCAGTCGGTGATGCTTCACTATGCTGTGCCGGTGGTCCTG GCTGGCTTTCTCATCACCAATGCCCTGCGCTTCATGTTCAAGGCACCTGGGGTCACTTCCTGGCAGTACACCCTTCTCCAGCTCCAG GTAAATGGCATGTTGCCCATCCTCCCTCTGCTTTTCCCAGTCCTCTGGGTCCTGGCCACTGCCTGTGGAGAAGCTCGTGTCCTGGCCCAAATGAGCAAGGCTTCACCCAGCTCCCTG CTGGCCAAGTTCTCAGAGGACACTCTCAGCAGCTATACTGAAGCTGTCTCCTCTCAG GAAATGCTGTGCTGCATTTGGGGTCACTTCCTGAGGGTGATCCAGGGCACATCACCAACACTGAGCCACAGTGCCAGTCTGCTGCATAGCTTGGGCTCCGTTACG GTACTGTGCTGTgtagacaaacagggaatcctaTCATGGCCAAATCCCAGCCCAGAGACTGTGCTCTTCTTCAGTGGGAAGGTGGAGCCCCCCCACAGCAGCCACGAGGACCTCACAGACGACCTGTCTACCCGCTCCTTCTGCCATCCCGAGGTAGAGGAGGAG CCCCACGAGCGTGATGCCCTCCTTGCTGGCTCCCTGAACAATACCCTGCACCTTTCCAACGCGCAGGAGCGTGGTGACTGGCCTGGTGATGTCCCCAAGCCCTCTGAACCCTACTCTCATCACAAAGGACATGGCCGCAGCAAACACCCGTCTGGTTCCAATGTGAGCTTTAGCAGGGACACTGAAGGCGGAGAGGAAGAGCCCAGCAAG gcccagcctgggacagagggtGACCCCTATGAAGCCGAGGACTTCGTGTGTGACTACCACTTGGAGATGCTGAGCCTGTCCCAAGACCAACAGAACCCCTCATGTATCCAGTTCGATGATTCCAACTGGCAGTTACACCTCACCTCCCTCAAGCCCCTGGGCCTCAACGTGCTCCTGAATCTGTGTAACGCCAGTGTCACCGAGCGTCTGTGCCGCTTTTCCGACCACCTGTGCAACATCGCCCTGCAGGAGAGCCACAGTGCTGTGCTGCCTGTGCACGTGCCCTGGGGCCTCTGTGAGCTGGCCCGGCTCATCG GCTTCACTCCAGGGGCCAAGGAGCTCTTCAAGCAGGAGAACCACCTGGCGCTCTAccgcctccccagtgctgagactgtGAAGGAGACTTCACTGGGGCGGCCCTCCTGTGTCACCAAGCGGCGCCCCCCACTCAGCCACATGATCAGCCTCTTCATCAAAGACACTGCCACCA GCACAGAGCAGATGCTGTCCCACGGCAGTGCTGACGTGGTCATGGAGGCCTGCACAGACTTCTGGGATGGTGCTGACATCTACCCTCTGTCAGGTTCAGACAG AAAGAAAGTGCTGGATTTCTACCAGCGAGCCTGCCTATCCGGTTATTGCTCTGCCTTTGCCTACAAGCCCATGAATTGCACGCTGTCCTCTCAGCTTAACGGCAAGTGCATCGAGCTGGTGCAGGTGCCTGGCCAGAACAGCATATTCACCATGTGCGAGCTGCCCAGCACTGTCCCCATTAAGCCAAACATCCGCCGCAGCAGCTGGAGCTCTGATG GGATCGGGGAGGTGCTGGAGAAAGAAGACTGCATGCAGGCCCTGAGCGGTCAGATCTTCATGGGCATGGTGTCCTCCCAGTACCAGGCCCGGCTGGACATCGTGCGTCTCATCGATGGGCTGGTCAACGCCTGTATCCGCTTTGTCTACTTCTCTTTGGAGGATGAGCTCAGGAGCAAG GTGTTTGCAGAAAAGATGGGCCTGGAGACAGGCTGGAACTGCCACATCTCCCTCACGCCCAATGGTGACATGCCTGGCTCTGAGATCCCTCCCTCCAGTCCCAGCCATGCCGGCTCTCTTCATGATGACCTGAATCAGG TGTCCCGAGATGATGCAGAAGGGCTCCTCCTCTTAGAGGAGGAAGGTCACTCAGACCTCATCAGCTTCCAGCCCACCGACAGCGATGTCCCCAGCTTTCTGGAGGACTGCAACCGG GCTAAGCTGCCCCGGGGCATCCACCAGGTGCGGCCCCACCTACAGAACATCGACAATGTACCACTGTTAGTGCCCCTCTTCACCGACTGTACCCCTGATA CCATGTGCGAGATGATAAAGATCATGCAGGAGTATGGGGAGGTGACTTGCTGCCTGGGTAGCTCGGCCAACCTGCGGAAcagctgtctcttcctccagagtgaCGTCAG CATTGCCCTGGATCCCTTGTACCCATCCCGCTGCTCCTGGGAGACCTTTGGCTATGCCACCAGCACCACCATGGCCCAGGCCTCGGATGGCCTTTCTCCCCTGCAGCTATCAGGGCAACTCAACAGCTTGCCTTGCTCCCTGACCTTTCGCCAAGAAGAAACCATCAGCATCATCCGGCTCATTGAGCAG GCTCGGCATGCTACCTATGGCATCCGTAAGTGCTTCCTCTTCTTGTTGCAATGTCAGCTGACCCTTGTGGTCATCCAG TTCCTTTCTTGTCTGGTCCAGCTGCCACCGCTCCTGAGCACCACAGACATCTTATGGCTGTCCTGCTTTTGTTACCCTCTGCTCAG CATCTCTCTATTGGGGAAACCACCACATAGCTCCATCATGTCTATGGCAACAGGCAAAAACCTTCAGTCCATTCCTAAGAAG ACACAGCACTACTTCCTGCTCTGCTTCTTGCTCAAGTTCAGCCTTACCATCAGCTCGTGCCTCACCTGCTTTGGCTTCACACTGCAGAGCTTCTGTGACAGTGCCCGGGCCCAAAACCTCACCAACTGCTCCTCAGTCATGCTTTGCAG CAATGATGACAGAGCTCCAGCCTGGTTTGGGGATTTCGCCAATGGGTTGCTGTTTGCTCAGAAGCTAACAGCTGCCCTGATTGTTTTGCACACTG TCTTTATCTCCATCACCCATGTACATCGAACCAAGCCTCTGTGGAGAAAGAGCCCTTTGACAAACCTCTGGTGGGCGGTGACCGTGCCTGTGGT GCTGCTCGGTCAGGTGGTCCAGACAGTGGTGGACCTGCAGCTGTGGACACACAGGGACTCACGTGTCCACTTTGGCCTAGAAGATGTGCCCCTGTTAACATGGCTCCTGGGCTGCCTGTCCCTGGTCCTTGTGGTAGTCACCAATGAGATTGTAAAGCTACATGAGATTCG GGTCCGTGTCCGCTACCAGAAGCGCCAGAAGCTGCAGTTTGAGACTAAGCTGGGCATGAATTCTCCCTTCTGA